AAAACAGGCAGTACTATACACCGGAGTAGGCGCGATATCTCCATCCCTGCTTGCCGCGCCGAAATCTTTGTACCCATTTACCAGCTTTTCTAAAAAGATAAAAGAAGAAGATACAATACAAACATCTGCAGATACAGTAACACAACCAACCACTGTCACCAACGATTCTTTTAATCAGCTAACAGAACAGGAAACCAAAGAGGGATGGAAATTATTGTTTGACGGAAAAACAACCAATGGCTGGCGCGGAGCTTATATGACAACATTTCCCCAAAAAGGCTGGACAGTAAAAGACGGCGCACTCACTGTGGGAGCATCCAATGGAGCAGAATCCC
This genomic stretch from Xanthocytophaga agilis harbors:
- a CDS encoding DUF1080 domain-containing protein; protein product: MTLQSVSRRNFLKQAVLYTGVGAISPSLLAAPKSLYPFTSFSKKIKEEDTIQTSADTVTQPTTVTNDSFNQLTEQETKEGWKLLFDGKTTNGWRGAYMTTFPQKGWTVKDGALTVGASNGAESQHGGDIVTNDEYTNFDLRFEFKLTDGANSGVKYFVVEQQPKPKGSAFGLEFQVLDDDKHPDAKKGRDGNRTVGSLYDLITAKDKAAKPIGEWNEGRV